A stretch of Gossypium hirsutum isolate 1008001.06 chromosome A06, Gossypium_hirsutum_v2.1, whole genome shotgun sequence DNA encodes these proteins:
- the LOC107962190 gene encoding precursor of CEP14, translating to MARFSSLVLILLVVFAASFMPQMVSRKLRMNTAESNGNLPPLFASLVLNAPPKGAVPSASAPSKKDHSTTLSNEKLFARHLAGIDRILQSVPSPGAGH from the coding sequence ATGGCTCGTTTTAGTTCTCTGGTTCTTATTTTGTTGGTGGTCTTTGCAGCTTCATTCATGCCACAAATGGTAAGTAGGAAGCTACGGATGAACACTGCGGAAAGCAATGGGAATCTTCCTCCATTGTTTGCCAGCTTGGTGCTCAATGCCCCTCCCAAGGGTGCAGTGCCATCTGCTTCGGCTCCTAGCAAAAAGGACCACTCCACGACACTCAGTAATGAGAAGCTTTTTGCTCGTCACCTTGCCGGTATTGATCGGATTCTTCAGTCAGTTCCAAGCCCTGGCGCTGGCCATtag